In a genomic window of Candidatus Parvarchaeota archaeon:
- a CDS encoding 50S ribosomal protein L23, with translation MAILYPVTTEKAISMIEIENKILFVVDKDSTKKGIRDEVEKTYGVKVEFVNTHITPGGQKRAYVKLKKGFKADDIAAKLKIA, from the coding sequence ATGGCAATATTATACCCCGTAACAACCGAAAAGGCAATCAGCATGATTGAAATTGAAAACAAGATACTTTTTGTTGTTGACAAGGACTCCACAAAAAAAGGCATCCGCGACGAGGTTGAAAAGACGTATGGCGTGAAAGTCGAATTTGTAAACACGCACATAACGCCAGGCGGGCAAAAGCGCGCCTATGTCAAGCTCAAAAAAGGCTTCAAGGCGGACGACATAGCTGCAAAGCTCAAGATTGCATGA
- the rplD gene encoding 50S ribosomal protein L4: MKIPVYGIDGKKSSEMQLPEVFGQVVRTDLIKRAVLSDLSATYQPKGNDPRAGMETSARYRGRKEDYGSGKNKGTAIRPREVLPKGRLGKVKRIPSAVKGRRAHPPHVEKVLFESMNKKEYAKAIQSALAATANKSVVQARGHKVKDVAALPIVFDSKLESVAKTKEIVSALVAAGLGQDLERAKKTKRVSGVGRRRAEKKGPKSAIVVVGNNSPLLKSARNIAGVDTVLASNISALDLAPGAAAGRLAVYTTGALEQISRLYGPAKGKQ, encoded by the coding sequence ATGAAAATCCCTGTTTACGGCATTGACGGAAAAAAATCCTCTGAGATGCAGCTGCCCGAGGTGTTTGGGCAGGTTGTGAGGACAGACCTAATAAAAAGGGCGGTTCTTTCAGACCTGTCTGCAACTTACCAGCCAAAGGGCAATGACCCAAGGGCAGGAATGGAAACGTCCGCAAGGTACAGGGGAAGAAAAGAGGACTACGGCTCTGGGAAAAACAAGGGCACTGCAATAAGGCCGCGCGAGGTTTTGCCAAAAGGCAGGCTTGGCAAGGTAAAAAGGATACCTTCTGCAGTAAAGGGGCGAAGGGCGCACCCGCCGCACGTTGAAAAAGTGCTTTTCGAGTCAATGAACAAAAAGGAGTATGCAAAGGCCATCCAAAGCGCGCTTGCAGCGACAGCAAATAAAAGCGTGGTGCAGGCAAGGGGCCACAAAGTAAAGGATGTGGCTGCACTCCCGATTGTTTTTGACAGCAAGCTTGAATCGGTTGCAAAAACAAAGGAGATAGTCAGTGCATTGGTTGCAGCCGGGCTTGGGCAGGACCTTGAAAGGGCGAAAAAAACCAAGAGAGTCAGCGGGGTTGGAAGAAGGAGGGCGGAAAAAAAGGGCCCCAAGTCGGCTATCGTAGTGGTTGGGAACAATTCTCCGCTTCTAAAGTCTGCAAGGAACATTGCAGGCGTTGACACTGTGCTTGCATCCAACATCAGCGCACTTGACCTGGCGCCAGGGGCTGCGGCAGGAAGGCTTGCAGTTTATACTACAGGAGCACTTGAGCAGATTTCAAGGCTTTACGGGCCTGCAAAGGGAAAGCAGTAA